aatagtttgcctgtcagatctatggagaagggaagaatttatggccaaacaaaagataagagaacattacaagatgcaaaatggataattttgtattgtattaaaaagtttttgcacaaacaaaaccagtataaccaagattagaagggaaacaaactgggaaaatgtcacaacaaatttctttgataaaggtctcatttctcaaatatttagagaactaagtcaaatttataagaatgcaagccattctccaattgacaaatggtcaaaggatatgaaccagcagttttcaggtgaaggaaaaaactgtgcatactttttgatATAATAATACCATGGACTAGGAAGAGGTGCTGGTggtgaaggaggaagaggaggaggaggaggaggaggaggaggaggaggaggaggaggaggaggaggaggaggaggaggaggaggaggaggaggaggaggaggaggaggaggaggaggaggagagccagagaggggaagaaggagtgagagagagagagaggagacagagacagagacaaagacagagagagaagacagagggggagagagagagcaaattgtggcatatgatggtgatagaaaattattatggtgTTTTGATGtgcaggatgattttggaaacagaaagaccttcatgaattgatgcagagtgaaataaacagaaccagaaaaacatggtacacagtgacagcaataatgTGGAAGGATCAGCTGTGAGAGACTTAGcctactcttagcaatacaatgactcAGGGTAATTTGGAaagatttataaaaaagaatgctatccattacCAGAGAAGGAACTTTTGGTTTCagaaagcagatcaaagcatagccactttacaacttttcttaggcttatcagagctactcTTTCATTGTTTTAGCTGAGGAAAATAACTCCTAATCGTtggtttcattttatcttcattggtGTTTataatcacccttttcatctttattgtacatgatttggttttcttctctcttaattCTCATTAGGTTGACCAATGGTTTATCAAATTTGTTGGTTTTTTAGTTAAACCAACTCCTAGATGTATTtgttaattcaatggttttcttatattcaattttattgatctcacctttaatttttcaaatttcagatttggtgtttagttggggatttttaatttattctctttctagttttttaaattgtattcccaattcatttatcttttttccctctattttaataatataaacatttaaagatataaattttcttctaattactattttttctgttttccatagattttagtatgttgtctcattattatcattctctttcatgaaattattcattgtaaaTTACATTATTTAGTCCCcaattagtttttactttttgttcCCACTGACCtttattatatacaatttttattgTGTGATAGtctaagaaggttgcatttagtatctctacttttctacatttaactataatattttcATGGCCCAATATAGCGTCAATTTTCATGAAGGTACCATGTACTGTTGAGAATGTATCTtcttttctgttcccattcagTTCTTGAcagatatttatcatatttaacttatctaggATTCTgttcatctccttgacttctttcttatttattttttggttagattcatctagttctgagagagaaGATTAAAGTCCcccatcattattttttttgttaactatttctatctgtaattcattttaatttttcctttaaaaatttgggttaTAACATTTTGTGCATAGATTCAAAATGTATCATGCTTCATTATTTATGgtactttttaatataatatagtttccctatttatctcttttgattatgtctattttagctttgtcagagatcatgattgctacctctgTGTTCTTTGTATCAACTAAAACAGTATATTCTACTCTAGccctttatttttccctttgtctctcattttatgtgagtttctcattttaaattgtgtttcttataaacaatattttGTTGGGTTTTAATTTTTGATCCATTCttttatgcattttcttttttatggatgaattcatctCATACATATTCAACATCATAATTACTTGtatattttccttccattttgtttgtccttttagtctttctttttgctGAATCCCTTCTCAGACTTATCTTAACCTGAgaccctcccttttccttttgccttacCCCTCTATTTCTTGATATGCACTCTCAACTTTTCTATTCTTTAGTGAACATCAAATAATTTTGGTGATTACTGCTTTGAAGCACAGTTTGTCATTTGGTACTTCtagacttccttctttcctacctttaaaaatatatgtattatttcctttgaggTTATCTTTTGTgaactttattattttcctagttccacaaaataaatttttgattGTTTTAGTGTAACTGTAAATTaatttatagtattatatatCATTTTTGTTCTAAGGCCACAGTCCaattatgagcaattaatatctccaattttatttatatctttatttctacaaagaatattttgtagttgtgttcatatacctGTAGATATTGAAAGATTATCTTGGAAGTTGTATGGAAAATaggttggagaggagagagactttgAGCATAGAGACAATTGGGGAAAATACAGTGACAGACTAAATGTCCTCAACTGTCATGAGCTGAATTATGGGAACCATAAGAATACAGTTGTTGTTtttgagttgtgtctgactcttcatgaccacatatggagttttcttggaaaagatattggaatggttggccccttcccccacaaactgtcagtcttgtttcctttccacacaatgGATTAAGGCATacaaagggtaagtgacttgtctaggatcacatagctagtgagtgtctgaggcagcatttgCACCTcaggcaggtcttcctgactccagacggAGCACTCTATATGCTGAACTACAATAGAGAGACGGGCACAATTGCAAGAGATGCTGTAGAGGCAGTCAACAGGACTTGTCTGTTGATTTTTTTGGTAGGGATgcatagagaaaaatatattgtGATATAACCAATTGGCATGGAAAGCAAAGCACTACTTTGACTGTTAAAACTCTGCTGTAGGAAAAATTGAGAACAAAGTAAAGAATAATGGAAGAAAggatttttcttggtttctttcaCAATTAGTTCTGacttattgatatattttgaatgtaaattccaAATTGTCCAAGTAGTTCAGTTTTATAAGCATTAAAAATGTGATTACTACGGTTTTATTAAGGGCAATGTTTTGTTAAGACTTTTGTTAATCTagcctttgtaaaccttaaaattccacAGACTTAATGATtctacattgaggaatcctccaattccctacttgaaataattccctaccagatagtgagaactctacttgaatgtgaaaactccttgctatgggattATCCCtattccacccctacttaagactgctttaggggagaaaactccttgctaaacaatgaaagtacttgaaaaccatacttataaaggaaaggagttctttgagccatacCTTCTTTTGGatttgcacaaaagaggacataaaatctcgaaggataaagttcagtggtgtctccctaaagtagaatattagggattcatcttgactgcgggtgctcattatatttctccaaaacgaattgagaatattcaaaatttaagtgctcctactactaagaaacagttgagagcaattttaggagcaacagggttttgcagacaatggattccttgctatggggaaattactaaaccccttatagcattaacaaaggattcagttcctgaacccctcaaattagagcctgaacacttgtcagctctatcagatctaaaaaaggctatcatgtctgcccctgctctaggcatcccagattacaacaagccatttactttgtatgtgcatgagcgaagaggagtagcttctggcgtattaactcagactttgggaccttctcagcgcccaattgcttattattctgctaaattggacccagtagcagcaggagcaccaccatgtcttagaggagtagctgctacagccttactagtaacaaaaactgttgatttagtattgggatgtccattaacaataatgtgcccacatgaggtagaagcattattgataaaacatagaacacaggcattctcagatcagagaattacaagatatgaaataaccttattaaatagtgaaaacattactttaaaacgttgtactactcttaaccctgccaccttgcttccagattaacaacttcaggagaaccattacacaattgtgaaacattagtgtccatggcagaaaagcctcgagataatctcttgcacactcccttagacaatgcagatctgattttatttactgatggttcctcttttatgagggatggcatacgttacactggagctgccgtagtctcagaatttgccactgaatggtcagcttcactaccttctaacattagccctcaaggagcagaactcatagctctgaagcaagcttgtataattgccaaggataaaaaggcaacaatttatacggattctagatatgcttttggcatttgtcactcagtcggaatgttatggctccagagaggattcttaacctcagctggaaaatctatagctaatgcagaaattattaatgaagttctttctgctctccagcttcctgaagccctagctgtagttcattgttctgcccataaaggtggcactgaccctgtctctagaggaaatgactgagaagatgccactgcaaagctagcagccatagaagggcctgaattaattttaacattaacaacatataatgatttaaatttaccactttcctataatgaaaaggaagtggaaaaaatggaaacaaaaattcaaagcaaaacagattaatggagtgtgggtgtcatctgaaggaaaacccctgctccctagaagtttctataaccaaatttgacaatctattcataaaaatggtcattttggcacccagggcatcgtggactctgttaagagagtatggatagtctctggtataactaccatagcctctaaagtgtgttcagcctgctctacctgccaggcatataaccaacatgcatttcatggaaaagcctttggtggacgtcctctggcttacacaccttttgaacatctacagatagatttcataacaatgccaaaggctggacgttataaattttgtctagtaattgtagatcaactaaccagatggccagaagcatttcctgcgacccgagccatggtggattttgttgcaaagatacttttaaaggaaattattcctcgttttggcctgtcagcatgtattgattccgatagggggagtcattttactgattctgttctaaatcagatatattcttgcttgggaataactcccaaatttcatgttccatatcatccccagagctcaggccaagtagagaggatgaacaaagaacttaaaactatgattggcaaattatgcactgagacccatttaaaatggcctgaaattctccctctggccctattttatcttagaagcaggcctagaggagacttacatatttcaccatttgagatgctttttggacatccgcctatacaggctaaacctttctccccggcatatacctcactattagggggagatattactattgctccctatatacaggagttacagcacaaactatgtgaacttcatgaatccggagctgcagtacaagctggaccactagacttttctctgtatgacctgaatccaggagataaagtttatattaagaatttcaagcgtactggagcaactcagccttcgtgggaaggaccattccaaatattgttaactactccaccatccataaagattggagaaaaggactcttggattcactgctcacatgtgaagaaagcatcttccgctgagactgattgactgaaacctatcgcatgcattggagataataatccttagagaagtggatgcttttttttttgagaacacattgaattactgatttttttccttatttttattatttcttttctttattttgattagaatatttgattttttctcatttttgtactgaaggtacacataattaatattaatattttttcctgcagtaatagaagttaatatatattcttgctataatatcaatatatacctaaaagctttaaactatgggaacctgccatttattgataaaatattataggactgtgattaatgtttatgtatgattccagaaaaagggataaaaaacaaggagcacagatttaaactgaatagtgccaaaaagagcacacatgaaatactaatgtgggactcgaggttgcgacgcttgacatatgttaagtcataggacttccttgtatctacactctttacgaagtactcatacaagtacaaagtttgactatcatgctggctccctatatccctgagaatgacaaaaaaatcagatgagggaatgatgcttccctatcaaaatagaattctaattcttttctttttatattatggaaatttcctgtagtcttggctgcaaatggctaaatgacatattactgcattctgtcctacaggcttgtgggatagaaattaccttatattggacctataccagggcctattttgaatttttccttatgtttttgattatttttctcttcttttgataattgactcatacacccccataactcaacattgcattctgagttgaactgaatgttttttaacacctacttcaggggggattgtattttaatttaaaatctaagaattttcaaattttgaattttttgtttgagattgtattttaataaaaatccagaattttgattttttgtttaagattgtacttttataaaaattcaagattttgattttgttcgagaaaagatcttcaagaaagaagcttgaaacttttatatccagaaaaatgaactgttgcagaaagatgccggaaaacctacacttcatcaagaatatcaagaatgaactttggatatgattgattgaactgagctttgattgaacatttattgtaaatgtacacatttatgccaaaagggactgcccctaatttggctttctgtcaatgcgcctagcaaaacattggttttgctttattttcttttctatttcctctctcgctattctaatttctcttagaaaattgaatatcatgtatatctatagtgattggtagatggaagaacttaggggaggtgacataggagattttgcccttaaaaataagagctcagagaagagctagagattcattctgaaacattcagattgaggaaggactgattctgaaacattcagatggaggagggagctggtgaaaacagctgagatgatgctggcctggtgtcactagaatccttgcttaggcagaccttgtggtgagtgttaaaagactgactgactgatctctctctcttaagactcaggtctaggccatattggcttaaggcccttcatacttatttcctttttctctctttctctcttttctttaattccacatttgtgttaattaaatctctataaacccagttgacttgggtatttgaattaattgggaatatttccctggcaaccaccttatatttgatttaaaaaccaagacactgtagtgaaacatattttctgtggtcaaatttactcaccctctcttatatctatcacaatttatatcttccaccattttaatcactatagtttaaggcctcaaccattttaaatctcacaccttgggtgaggaaagagagatttAACACACAATTCAAATGGGGATCTGGCCTTTAtccagtgataataataataatagcttacatttacataacacttaCATAGATGTGTATAAAAACCACATTAGGAGGTTATTATCATCTCCAACTTACAAATACAGAAAACTgaaacagagaagttaagtgatctaTGATCTCTCAATGAGGAAATGTCTCaagtggaatttttctttctgactccaaatccatggCTTTGCTCACTACACTCCACCTCTATACAATGAAATTACTTTACATAGTCTAATAATTTGGAAGAttcaagctttaaaaaaaatagcaatgcAAACTTTTTCCTAGCTTTGCTAACCACTCATTGGGAAAATCATTTCCCtattttgggcctcagtttcctcatacacAAAAGGAGGGGGTTGCACTagatgatttcttttccttttttaaactcttgccttccatcttaaaatcaacacagtgttttggttccaaagcagaagagtggtgagggctaagaaatgggggttaagtgacttgcccagggtcacacagctaggaagtgactgagaccagatttgaagctaggacctcctgtctctaagcctgctctctatctactgagctacccagctgcccccagctagTTGATTTCTGAGGACTTTTCTGGGTCTAAATCCTAAGATTCTACAAGATACTTTGCTTTGAATTATAAAATTAATGTCAACAAGTATCTTCTCTACTTTAAACCAAAGTagatataatacaatacaatattggATTTTCTCTAATAAATTGGTTTCCATCATGGTTTAAATTTCTTTAGGATGGAAGATATGACCAATACATATTTAAATGGAAGCCTCTGATATTGATATCCTCACTACTGATTAGGATTACATATtgaactcatttttttctctaccagatgaatttatatgtattttattccttttcttaatcTTACAAAACACAGAAAGACACTGAAGAATTAATTCATATGTTGCTAGTAAGGGGCAGTGTAGAGAATGACAGGATTAAAAAGGTGGGGAGAAAGACATTAGGGACACTACTTCTGACATGGAAAGATTTCCATTTGGGGTGGAGAAGACTACACAGCAGAAAGTCAAAAGTTGGAGTGAGATGAAGATTATGAGTGGATTTTCTCGGGTAAGAAAGAAGCAACATAAAGGAGTTCCGGAATTGAAAGCAATGTCACCTttgttttaaaggtttttttctttttttatcaaacttgatatttcattgatataaaggACTCTTAGTCACGTACATCCCCCCACCAATCCAAATTACTACCTGCTCTGAAACTTATAAATCCTCTTAGAGAGTTGACTGAGACatggaaaggttaaatgacttctcccaGGGTAGATAGTCAGCATGTCGGGGGCCTGAttttgaaggagagagagagtagtaTCCAGGTTCTATATTAAACAtgttacaaatatataatttgattctcaccacaATCCTGtaaagtagatgttattatccccactttatagttgagaaaaacaAAGCCAATTGAGGTTAAATGCCTAGCACAGGcccacacagttagtgtctgcaGCTGAACTTGAACTCCCatcttgactctaagcccagtgctgtatccactgtgccatctagctgccatcaTCTGGGCCCATAGTTTTCTAATTTAGAACTCAGCTctcttctcttagaggaaactgGCTCTTGAGAAGCACAAAAAGTTGGTGGTGAATACCTTTGAAAAAAACTCATCTTTAGGCAAATATGGTACTCAGCCTAGAAATAATTATGACGCCATGGCCCAGTCAGCTCTGTTCCAACCCCGTTGGAGTTCGGGGGACTTtttccacccaaactaccaggggCATGAATTATTTAGCCTACATAGACAAGTCACCGTACAGCGCAATtctaaacccttaatttctgtagTTCTTGTTCCTGATGAGGAGTGAGaaacttttctttgtttcatctcCGTGATGggtctgtttttctttacaaatccttTGGAGGAAGTTTGTAGCCGCCACAGAAGACTGAAGCGTGATCTGCTTGTCTGTACAATTGTCGGCTTGCCTGTGCGACAGGAGAGAAGATAAGTTGTAGGTTACGGCAGCACTGGGAGAGGGtgtggggggttgggggaaatGCTACCGCCTGTACAATGATTAGCAGGAAATGGGCTCGCTAGCCAGAACTCGGCTTTAGATTTTGGTTTTCACTATGCTAATTCCCTAAAGGGTAATCCCCCCTCTCAGGTCCCCTCCCCCCGCAAAACGAGAATATCAAAAGGATAATACTGGAGAAGCGGAATCTGAAAAGGAAAAGTGGGTTCTGGGAGTTCGGAGTTGCTCCTACCTACGGGAAAACAGCTTGCCGATGCAAACTGGGAGCCTGGGGAAATATAGGCTGGGTTTAAGCAACCTGCTACTGGGATTTAGACAAAGAAGGTTTGAGAGAGGCAGGCAAGCAGgcagaggaaagaggagggaacgGTTCCTAATGTCAGCCCGGGAAGGGAAAGAGCAGCCAGGCTCGTTGAAAGAGATGGAAAGTGAGCACCCTGTGTCCTCCTGGGCGGAAGAGGCAGCTGTTTGGACCAAAATACCAACTCAGGTGGAAAAAAAGTAAGTTGGAAGCAAGCACTTCATGATTTTGACTAGCTTTGAAACATGCCTTCGTTGATGCATTATCTTTTTGTAGTTCCTATTTTTACTGTAGTCTTTTTTATTCTGGTCTACATGTTTAATATCTATAGTGATCAAAGCCTTCCGAGGCTAAATATAACAAACACTTTAGTTCTAGCTAAAGTCTGCAATTCGTTTATCAAAGGGAAAACCGCTTTCCCGTTGGAAAATACTCTAACAGTATCTGGGAAATCTTGCAAGGAATACTTGCTCCAAAGTCACTACATAACAACTACGCTTTCAAAAGAAGAGGCTGAGTTTCCTTTGGCTTATGCAATGGTCATACATAAAGATTTTGGAACCTTTGAGAGACTCCTGAGGGCGGTTTACATGCCCCAAAATGTTTACTGTGTTCATGTGGATGAGAAGGCAACAGCTGAGTTCAAAGATGCTGTGGGGAGATTGGTGAGCTGCTTCCCCAATGCTTTCCTTGCCTCCAAGATGGAGCCAGTTGTTTATGGTGGAATATCCAGGCTCCAGGCTGACCTGAACTGTATGAAAGACCTTGTAGCCTCTCAGATTCAGTGGAAATACCTCATCAACACCTGTGGGCAGGATTTCCCCCTGAGAACCAACAAGGAAATAATCCAGCATTTGAAaggatttaaagggaaaaatatcacCCCTGGGGTGCTGCCTCCTGCACATGCCATTGAAAGGACAAAATATATCCATAGAGAGCATCTGGGTCTAGAGGCATCTTATGTAATAAACACCCAAGCATTAAAATCCCCACCTCCACACAATTTGACCATTTACTTTGGCTCTGCTTATGTTGCCCTTACAAGGGAATTTATCAATTTTGTTCTCCAAGATCAACGGGCCATTGATTTCCTGCAGTGGTCTAAGGACACCTACAGTCCTGATGAACATTTCTGGGTGACACTCAATAGGATTCCAGGTATGTGTCTATTTAATTCCTAAGATAAGGTATGCTAAACAATCTCTTGAAGAActgatttcccccctccccctcagaaatagaatataaatttccctccaTTTAGATTCCCAGATAATATTTCATGAGTATATTTTGAAATGCTGGGCTTTTTGCTAGAGGACTGTAAAACTGCCAGTATTCCGACCTAATATGGGAAAGCAATATACATAGGAACCATTCTGGACTGAATTGTATCCTTACCCTTACCCTCAGTGGAGTTCTTTGAATCAATTTAACCATACTTTAAATTTGAGATAGATAAGAGGTAGTTTCCCACAAAtcactttccccttctcttaACTAAGGAGATTTGTCTTTGAAGAAAGGAACTTATTTAAGGCTCAGGAgataagaaaataaggaagaattaAAGCTGAACTATACAACTTTGGTAACAGGAagaaaaaatttatctttattcagGTCATTAGGAGGCTACAGtattagaagggaaggagaaggggaagaaaaaaataagtatataataCCTAaaatgtgctaaatgcttttagaaatattatcttctttggttctcacaacaatactgtgagataaatgctattattattcccatttgacatcTGAGGAAATAAAGGCTAAGTGAAATGCTCACAGTCACATGGcttttaagtatctgaggcaggatttgaactcaagtctccctcttttttctctccaaaacccttaccttctgtcttggtagcAATACTAAGACTGAAGAGTACCAAGAGCTAGACAAtctgggttaaatgatttgtccagggttatacagttagGAACTATTTGAAGCCATATTTgcatccaggtcctcccaactccaggcctttTGTTCAAtctgtgctatctagctaccctgaactcatcttcttgactgTAGGCTCAACTCTTTATCAACAGCACAACCTGGAAGAGATCATGATTGTATTTAGAGTATGATAGCAAGATCTTAAATGTTCTGTTTGAGTGCTCTCCCTGGAAAACAAGATGCTGGATCCCAGAATCTCTGAGTTAGCTTTCAGGGTGTTCTGTACTTTTTTGGccttttaaaatatccttttgaTGCATACTTTGAACACCATAATACACCACTTCCCAAACACACTGTACTTCTCttagaacaacaacaaacatcaAGCAAAGCTGTCCCATCCAATGGCTATgacagtgtatatatatgtatgtaatattccAAACCATTGTCTATCTGTACCCCACCTATGGAAAGAAAAGTATATTCTATCATCAGTCATCTAGAACCAGGTTGGTTATCCTACTCATTCTGAATCTAGTAGTCTTTTTGACTAAATCCAGTTGTCTTCATCAACTTGTCACTTCTCAGTCATCTGTCATCACCTCCTTGTttgttatttccaatttatcctgtatgtattttgttttacatagttatttgcccattatctcctctatttgATTGTGAGCTATTGAAAACAGGAA
This sequence is a window from Monodelphis domestica isolate mMonDom1 chromosome 3, mMonDom1.pri, whole genome shotgun sequence. Protein-coding genes within it:
- the LOC100027080 gene encoding N-acetyllactosaminide beta-1,6-N-acetylglucosaminyl-transferase isoform X2, coding for MPSLMHYLFVVPIFTVVFFILVYMFNIYSDQSLPRLNITNTLVLAKVCNSFIKGKTAFPLENTLTVSGKSCKEYLLQSHYITTTLSKEEAEFPLAYAMVIHKDFGTFERLLRAVYMPQNVYCVHVDEKATAEFKDAVGRLVSCFPNAFLASKMEPVVYGGISRLQADLNCMKDLVASQIQWKYLINTCGQDFPLRTNKEIIQHLKGFKGKNITPGVLPPAHAIERTKYIHREHLGLEASYVINTQALKSPPPHNLTIYFGSAYVALTREFINFVLQDQRAIDFLQWSKDTYSPDEHFWVTLNRIPGVPGSMPNASWEGNLRAIKWHDMEKDHGGCHGHYIHGICIFGNGDLKWLYDSPNMFANKFELKTYPLTLECLELKLRERALNQSETPIRSSWYL